The following coding sequences lie in one Leptospira saintgironsiae genomic window:
- a CDS encoding cobalt-precorrin 5A hydrolase, producing MIQSRKPYAIYVITKHGLNTGTKLFHSLSGADIFVSPKFISEAPKESKLLSLPMEPTLRESFIEYDCHIFVISVGAVVRMISPLLVSKKTDPAVLCIDDQAKFTICVLSGHVGRGNFFTQKISDLLENIPVITTASDVSGTLTVDILGRDLGWSLEDQDRNVTRACAAVVNETKVLFVQETGEPNFWSLEKGLPKGVEYSSNLENVNPKDYEILLIATDRTDIETKTPDIYSNSVIYRPKSLILGLGCDKGIPTDIVENGIKKVLKEYNLSFESIKAISSVDVKKEEPAFLEISEKYGWEFVTFSPEKLDQVEGISEISKAASEYVGTRSVSEASALLLSGADKLLVTKQKYKETEGGKNLTVAIARIPFPTRSEIHSKSLEKV from the coding sequence ATGATTCAGAGTAGAAAACCTTACGCAATCTATGTAATCACTAAACACGGATTAAATACCGGGACAAAATTATTTCATTCCTTAAGCGGCGCGGATATATTCGTTTCTCCAAAATTCATCTCGGAAGCACCGAAAGAATCCAAACTTTTAAGCTTACCAATGGAACCTACATTAAGAGAAAGTTTTATAGAATACGATTGCCATATTTTTGTGATCAGTGTAGGCGCAGTTGTTCGAATGATATCTCCACTTTTGGTTAGCAAGAAGACAGATCCTGCGGTTCTCTGCATTGATGACCAGGCAAAATTTACAATTTGCGTTTTGTCTGGTCATGTAGGAAGAGGCAATTTCTTCACTCAAAAAATTTCTGATCTTTTGGAAAATATTCCAGTAATCACAACTGCTTCCGACGTTTCCGGAACTTTGACTGTGGATATTTTGGGAAGGGACCTGGGTTGGAGTTTAGAAGATCAAGATAGGAACGTAACCAGAGCCTGCGCTGCCGTAGTAAATGAAACTAAAGTTCTATTCGTACAGGAAACTGGTGAGCCGAATTTCTGGTCCCTGGAAAAAGGTCTACCTAAGGGAGTAGAATATTCTTCAAATTTAGAAAATGTAAACCCTAAAGATTACGAAATTCTTTTAATCGCAACTGATAGAACAGACATCGAAACTAAAACTCCAGATATATATTCCAATTCTGTGATCTACAGACCTAAATCCTTGATTTTGGGATTGGGTTGCGATAAGGGAATTCCTACAGATATCGTTGAGAATGGAATCAAAAAAGTATTAAAAGAATATAATCTATCTTTTGAAAGTATAAAAGCAATTTCAAGTGTTGATGTTAAAAAAGAAGAACCTGCATTTTTAGAAATTTCAGAAAAGTATGGCTGGGAATTTGTAACCTTCTCCCCTGAAAAATTGGACCAAGTGGAAGGAATTTCGGAAATTTCTAAAGCTGCGTCAGAATATGTGGGCACTCGCTCTGTAAGTGAAGCTTCTGCTCTTCTTCTTTCTGGGGCTGATAAATTACTAGTAACCAAACAGAAATATAAAGAAACGGAAGGTGGAAAAAACCTAACAGTAGCAATTGCAAGGATCCCATTCCCTACAAGATCGGAAATTCATTCTAAAAGTCTGGAGAAGGTATGA
- the cobI gene encoding precorrin-2 C(20)-methyltransferase, which produces MSVKTKYGKLFGVGVGPGATDLITLRAVNVLNTVPVLAIPKSSESLPSFSWRVCSPVVQESETQEKLFLHFPMTKDPNILIPAWDKAFKEIGLRLEKGLDVAFITQGDPSVYSSWSYLLEEAPDRWPGIEIEIVPAVSSITAIPASLLTPLADGRERFCVLPATYGLEDLEKLIQDFDTIVLTKVGQVVPELIRILKEQNILENATYVSYGTTDRQRIVKDIESIKNETCDYFSMVVISIRKRKGILRGISDDSE; this is translated from the coding sequence ATGTCTGTAAAAACAAAATACGGAAAATTATTCGGGGTCGGAGTCGGCCCCGGGGCGACCGACCTAATCACCCTTAGAGCAGTAAATGTTTTAAATACAGTTCCGGTGCTTGCTATTCCCAAAAGTAGCGAATCACTCCCCTCTTTTTCTTGGAGAGTATGCTCTCCAGTAGTTCAAGAAAGTGAAACACAGGAAAAATTATTCTTACATTTTCCAATGACCAAAGATCCGAACATCTTAATCCCAGCATGGGATAAAGCATTCAAAGAAATAGGATTAAGATTAGAAAAAGGTTTGGATGTTGCATTTATCACGCAGGGAGATCCATCCGTATATAGCTCCTGGAGTTACTTATTAGAAGAGGCTCCTGATAGATGGCCAGGAATAGAAATAGAAATTGTTCCGGCTGTTTCTTCTATCACTGCTATTCCTGCAAGTTTGCTAACACCGCTTGCAGACGGAAGAGAAAGATTCTGTGTTCTTCCCGCAACCTATGGTTTAGAAGACTTGGAAAAACTTATCCAAGATTTTGATACAATCGTTCTAACAAAGGTGGGACAAGTAGTTCCAGAATTAATAAGAATATTAAAAGAGCAGAATATTCTAGAAAATGCAACCTATGTTTCTTATGGAACTACAGATCGTCAAAGGATCGTAAAAGATATTGAGTCTATCAAGAATGAGACCTGTGATTATTTTTCCATGGTTGTCATTTCTATCCGAAAACGAAAAGGCATTTTAAGAGGTATTTCGGATGATTCAGAGTAG
- the cbiE gene encoding precorrin-6y C5,15-methyltransferase (decarboxylating) subunit CbiE, whose translation MKAVTVIGIGDDGCVGLSSKAMGAVARARVLAGGERHLDFFPQFDGERIVIKNNIVRTAEKIAELSAEHTICVLASGDPLFFGIGNLILKKVGRDHVEFIPAPSSVQNAFSKIGVKWDDASFISLHGRPIEGFITKLQTISKIACLTDETNSPSKIAKYLLNYSETDWKVFVCENLGGKEEKVREFELETLAETPNISDLNVIILIRKDPNWKPYPLLPFLGEDEYAKRLPKKGLITKKEVRILSLSALEIRPDSVIWDIGAGSGAVSIEAAKIAREGKVYAIEVDSEGIEICQQNMLSHKTDNVFLIHGKAPQALMDIPAPDCVFIGGSKGNMKEIIELSFDRLSQGGCLVANAITLDNVAEAYKTFRDMDLIPEVSLINISRGQKLADYLRYEALNPIHIFKIRKS comes from the coding sequence TTGAAAGCAGTTACCGTAATAGGGATCGGAGACGATGGATGTGTCGGACTCTCGAGCAAAGCAATGGGTGCAGTCGCAAGAGCGAGAGTACTTGCTGGCGGAGAAAGGCATCTAGATTTTTTTCCTCAATTTGATGGAGAAAGGATCGTTATCAAAAATAATATTGTTCGAACAGCGGAGAAGATCGCAGAACTTTCTGCAGAGCATACGATATGTGTTCTTGCTTCAGGAGATCCTCTATTTTTCGGAATTGGAAATCTGATCTTAAAAAAAGTAGGAAGAGATCATGTGGAATTTATTCCAGCTCCAAGTTCTGTTCAAAATGCTTTTTCCAAAATTGGGGTCAAGTGGGATGACGCTTCTTTTATTTCTCTACATGGCAGACCGATCGAAGGTTTTATTACAAAATTACAAACTATATCCAAGATTGCATGTCTTACAGACGAAACAAACTCACCTTCCAAGATCGCAAAATACTTATTAAATTATTCTGAAACAGATTGGAAAGTATTCGTTTGTGAAAACTTAGGGGGAAAAGAAGAGAAGGTCCGTGAATTCGAACTTGAAACTTTGGCAGAGACTCCAAACATTTCAGACTTAAATGTAATTATACTTATTAGAAAAGACCCGAATTGGAAACCTTATCCACTTCTTCCATTTTTAGGAGAAGACGAATATGCAAAACGTCTTCCGAAAAAGGGACTTATTACCAAAAAAGAAGTAAGAATACTTTCTCTCTCTGCGTTAGAAATCCGACCAGACTCTGTGATCTGGGATATTGGAGCAGGCTCAGGTGCAGTTTCAATAGAAGCAGCCAAGATTGCAAGAGAAGGAAAGGTTTACGCAATAGAAGTAGATTCCGAAGGAATAGAAATTTGCCAGCAAAACATGCTCTCACATAAAACGGATAATGTTTTCTTAATACACGGAAAAGCTCCTCAGGCGCTAATGGACATCCCCGCTCCAGATTGTGTATTCATAGGCGGCTCCAAAGGAAACATGAAAGAGATCATTGAACTTTCTTTCGATAGATTAAGCCAAGGCGGGTGTTTAGTAGCAAATGCAATCACCTTAGACAATGTTGCAGAGGCATACAAAACATTCAGAGACATGGATTTAATCCCTGAAGTGAGCCTGATCAATATTTCCAGAGGCCAAAAACTCGCGGATTATCTTAGATACGAAGCATTAAATCCAATCCATATATTTAAAATTAGGAAATCATAA
- a CDS encoding precorrin-8X methylmutase — protein MNDMRQMTSLGREIENNSFAIIDEESGNHSHPPGDWEVVRRIIHATADFEYKDLTKIHQNAIRDGIQALKNGCPIICDVQMIIAGLNSDRLETYGCKTYSFISDPDVIQRAKENNSTRAIESMRKASSSGLLNGSVIAIGNAPTALLEIVRLVQEEGVRPSLVIGVPVGFVSAAESKEALLDSKFQSEYSIPYILTRGRKGGSTIAVSIIHALLLLSTEKKF, from the coding sequence ATGAATGATATGCGACAAATGACTTCCTTAGGAAGGGAGATCGAAAATAATTCTTTTGCAATCATAGATGAAGAATCAGGAAATCATTCTCATCCTCCGGGTGATTGGGAAGTTGTTAGAAGGATCATACATGCCACTGCAGATTTTGAATATAAAGATTTAACAAAAATCCACCAGAATGCGATCCGTGATGGGATCCAAGCATTAAAAAATGGATGCCCCATCATTTGTGATGTTCAGATGATTATTGCCGGTTTGAACAGTGACCGTTTAGAAACGTATGGTTGTAAAACTTATAGTTTTATTAGTGATCCTGATGTAATCCAAAGAGCAAAAGAAAATAATTCCACAAGAGCCATAGAGTCAATGCGCAAGGCCTCAAGTTCTGGGCTTTTGAATGGAAGTGTGATCGCGATCGGAAACGCACCCACAGCACTTTTAGAAATAGTAAGACTTGTGCAAGAAGAAGGAGTTCGACCTTCTCTAGTGATCGGAGTTCCTGTAGGATTTGTATCTGCTGCAGAATCCAAAGAAGCGTTATTAGATAGTAAATTCCAATCTGAATATTCTATCCCTTATATTCTTACAAGAGGAAGAAAGGGAGGAAGCACGATCGCAGTTTCAATTATACATGCACTTCTACTTCTTTCTACGGAGAAAAAATTTTGA
- a CDS encoding cobalt-precorrin-5B (C(1))-methyltransferase — MATKELREGFTTGACSAAAAKAAVRVLILGQTIKEIETTLPNKRKVIFELKRCEISNDSAVCSIIKDAGDDPDCTHGAELTAEVKLNQENKIVLKGGEGVAVVTKAGLGLEIGEPAINPVPRKNITEMILEELIGSAFSGAEVTISVPGGQEMAKKTMNERLGLIGGISILGTTGIVKPYSTAAYKASVIQAIQVAREYGEQSIILTTGGKSEKFAMDLLPSMNEIAFIQVGDFIGTGIKTAIKEDIHHVIIVGMIGKLSKMADGVMMTHRGGSSVNTKMLANIARSLEIPETVCSNIESANTARHVLDICKESGHFYITTRICEIVSKNCSKHGLGLRVSTYMVDFDGTLLGKFEAPEGWGIKGEAE; from the coding sequence ATGGCAACCAAAGAACTAAGAGAAGGATTCACTACAGGAGCTTGTTCAGCTGCTGCGGCGAAAGCAGCAGTCAGAGTTCTAATCTTAGGCCAAACCATTAAGGAAATCGAAACTACTCTTCCCAACAAAAGAAAAGTTATATTCGAACTGAAACGTTGCGAGATCTCAAATGATAGCGCAGTTTGTAGTATTATCAAAGATGCAGGAGATGATCCAGACTGCACTCACGGTGCAGAGTTAACTGCAGAAGTAAAACTTAATCAAGAAAACAAGATCGTATTAAAAGGCGGAGAAGGAGTAGCGGTAGTCACTAAAGCTGGGCTCGGTTTAGAGATAGGAGAGCCTGCAATCAATCCAGTTCCTAGAAAAAATATTACGGAAATGATATTAGAAGAACTGATAGGCTCAGCATTTTCAGGCGCAGAAGTTACTATCAGTGTTCCGGGTGGCCAGGAGATGGCCAAAAAAACTATGAATGAGCGCCTAGGGTTAATAGGCGGTATCTCAATCTTAGGTACAACAGGTATCGTAAAACCATATTCCACTGCGGCATATAAGGCAAGTGTAATACAAGCAATACAAGTTGCCAGAGAATATGGAGAACAAAGTATCATACTAACTACAGGCGGAAAGTCCGAAAAGTTTGCAATGGACCTTCTTCCTTCAATGAACGAGATCGCATTTATCCAAGTCGGAGACTTTATAGGAACAGGGATCAAGACTGCAATTAAAGAAGATATTCATCATGTGATCATTGTTGGTATGATCGGAAAACTCTCTAAGATGGCCGACGGAGTTATGATGACTCATAGAGGTGGCTCTTCTGTAAACACAAAGATGCTCGCAAATATTGCAAGATCTCTGGAAATCCCTGAAACTGTTTGCAGTAATATAGAATCAGCAAACACAGCAAGGCACGTATTAGATATTTGTAAAGAATCCGGACATTTTTATATCACTACCAGGATCTGTGAGATTGTCTCTAAAAATTGTTCTAAACATGGTTTAGGACTAAGAGTTTCCACTTACATGGTGGATTTTGACGGAACACTATTAGGAAAATTTGAAGCTCCAGAAGGCTGGGGAATCAAAGGAGAAGCTGAATAA
- a CDS encoding FAD-dependent oxidoreductase: MSQKLLKLIHKENLNLSSDLYQFERSDGFPFEFVGGQYVILNVGNDNEGKPIKRAYSILSSDSKTNSFQICVKRLGTGKASSILPELKLGEELEYSGPWGKFVGDPTWPSPGFSLVLATDTGITTLAGLLLSKKFSGRLDSTITVWLKTKEEDFLSENKLREILSEISNFPTIFQIPSISDPNRISSALEIFKSILGDCTVPENAFLSGDGNILREVRSELVRLGTLESRIGMEAFFNTQRNPSQAVSLG; the protein is encoded by the coding sequence TTGAGCCAAAAACTTCTTAAGTTAATACATAAGGAAAATTTAAACCTTTCCTCGGATCTATATCAATTCGAAAGATCGGATGGTTTTCCTTTCGAGTTTGTAGGAGGACAATACGTTATACTTAATGTCGGAAACGATAATGAGGGGAAGCCTATCAAAAGGGCTTATTCTATTTTGTCTTCCGATTCCAAAACGAATTCTTTTCAAATTTGTGTAAAACGTTTAGGGACCGGAAAAGCATCCAGCATTCTACCTGAATTAAAATTAGGAGAAGAATTGGAATATTCTGGTCCTTGGGGAAAATTTGTAGGAGATCCTACATGGCCTTCTCCAGGTTTCTCTCTCGTTCTTGCAACGGACACAGGCATCACTACTCTTGCAGGACTTCTTCTTTCCAAAAAATTCTCGGGTCGTTTAGACAGCACAATAACAGTTTGGCTCAAAACAAAAGAAGAAGATTTTCTTTCTGAAAATAAACTAAGGGAAATACTCTCAGAAATTTCTAATTTTCCGACTATATTTCAGATCCCGTCCATTTCAGATCCAAATAGGATCTCAAGTGCATTAGAAATCTTTAAATCGATCTTGGGGGATTGTACAGTTCCGGAGAACGCATTCTTAAGCGGAGACGGAAACATCTTAAGAGAAGTAAGATCCGAACTAGTTCGTTTAGGAACCTTAGAGTCCAGGATCGGAATGGAAGCATTCTTTAATACCCAAAGAAATCCATCGCAAGCTGTAAGTCTCGGATAA
- a CDS encoding DUF3209 family protein gives MACHEIAALRLGMMNVLGIKDESVIQHEKNEIGTEALSSPGPIQSLTTANNFDDLIKFFEASLVDLEQTISKLPAGDPKSGYYTSLLILTKKVELDLKNSAKSFQTLYLDLEEMHDFVHEIYPS, from the coding sequence ATGGCATGTCATGAAATTGCAGCTTTAAGATTAGGAATGATGAATGTTCTTGGTATCAAGGACGAATCAGTCATCCAACATGAAAAAAATGAAATAGGAACCGAAGCACTCTCTTCTCCCGGGCCGATCCAGTCGTTGACAACTGCAAATAATTTCGATGATCTCATCAAATTTTTTGAAGCAAGTTTAGTAGATTTAGAACAAACAATCTCAAAACTTCCTGCCGGAGATCCTAAATCGGGATATTACACTTCTCTATTGATACTTACAAAAAAAGTAGAATTGGATCTCAAAAATTCCGCCAAATCATTCCAAACCTTATATCTAGATTTAGAAGAGATGCATGATTTCGTGCATGAGATCTACCCTTCTTAG
- a CDS encoding CbiX/SirB N-terminal domain-containing protein, with amino-acid sequence MKPKIAVLVLGHGSREENSNLEFVSLVKAYSLTRPDLKIFHAYVELAKPDLETALREISEEYSNIIIFPLFLYTSGHIKNDIPIVLDRIKSEFPDHSFKITNSLGIHSKMVSLLRKRAEEFLPLNKEQSSKTGVIIVNRGSSDPDANGDFYKTVRLFQEGNHFSFVLPSFIGITSPLLPETLEMASKLRPEKLLVVPYFLFGGKLIQKISSLVQNFSEKFPWIKTELTSYLGPDPELFSVMNERIQDCISGKFSLPCDTCEYRAQLPGLSKKVGGLKALLWSIRHLETHNQAAPHLFPHRNLQKHIFVCENIDCASKGSSALVARMRSILKLQGRHLDFKISRSSCMGRCGEGPVVVVYPDGVWYQKVSVEDADDLVSEHLLQDRLVSRLVDNIMQ; translated from the coding sequence ATGAAGCCTAAAATTGCGGTTTTGGTACTAGGCCATGGGAGTAGAGAAGAAAATTCCAATTTGGAATTCGTTTCTCTAGTTAAGGCCTATTCACTTACCCGCCCAGATCTGAAAATTTTTCACGCTTATGTGGAACTTGCAAAGCCGGATCTGGAAACTGCATTAAGAGAAATTTCAGAAGAATATTCTAATATTATAATATTCCCTCTTTTTCTATATACTTCCGGTCATATAAAAAATGATATTCCAATCGTTCTTGATAGGATCAAATCCGAATTTCCGGATCATTCTTTTAAGATAACAAATAGTTTAGGTATCCATTCTAAGATGGTATCCTTACTCAGAAAACGTGCTGAAGAATTTTTACCTCTAAACAAAGAACAATCTTCCAAAACCGGAGTGATCATTGTAAACAGAGGTTCTTCCGATCCGGATGCGAATGGTGACTTTTATAAAACAGTTCGTTTATTCCAAGAAGGAAATCATTTCTCCTTTGTTCTTCCTTCGTTTATAGGGATCACCAGCCCTCTTCTTCCCGAAACCTTAGAGATGGCCTCTAAGTTGAGACCGGAAAAACTTCTGGTGGTCCCCTACTTTTTATTTGGAGGAAAATTGATCCAAAAAATTTCCTCTTTAGTACAAAACTTCTCTGAAAAATTTCCTTGGATCAAAACAGAACTTACCTCTTACCTTGGACCTGATCCAGAACTTTTCTCAGTCATGAATGAAAGGATACAAGATTGTATCTCTGGAAAATTTTCTCTTCCTTGTGATACCTGCGAATACAGAGCACAACTTCCTGGCCTTTCTAAAAAAGTGGGAGGATTAAAAGCTCTTCTTTGGAGTATCCGTCATCTGGAAACTCATAACCAAGCTGCTCCTCATCTATTCCCTCATCGTAATTTACAAAAACATATATTTGTTTGTGAGAATATAGACTGCGCAAGCAAAGGAAGTTCTGCATTAGTCGCACGGATGAGATCCATCTTAAAATTACAAGGAAGGCATTTAGATTTCAAAATTTCTCGCTCTTCCTGCATGGGAAGATGCGGAGAAGGTCCGGTAGTTGTAGTTTATCCAGATGGAGTTTGGTACCAAAAAGTAAGTGTAGAAGATGCGGACGATCTGGTTTCAGAACATCTACTGCAAGATAGACTCGTTTCTCGTTTAGTAGATAATATTATGCAATAG